In Eulemur rufifrons isolate Redbay chromosome 2, OSU_ERuf_1, whole genome shotgun sequence, the sequence gatatccACATGGATTGCTTCCTTACTTCCTTCAAGTTTTTGTGCTAATGTTACCATCCTACAAGTTAGGCTTATTCTGACCATCCTCTATTTCTGGCACTTTGATATCCcccttccctgttttatttttctccacagcatTTATTACCTTCTACCATACTACATGATTAACTTTTTTTGTCTGTCTACATCCACTTGAATGTTGACTGCCATATCCCATCCACCCCACTGTCTAGCATAAAACCTGGTGTCTATAAGAGAACTTTACACAAAGCAGGTGCTCATTATGGACTGAATGAATGATTACAGTAGGCTACAATTTATTAATCAAACAAAAACCACTCTCACAAATTTTCTTGAGTTAGAAATGGAATTTGTCTTCCCCCAATACCAGAATGCAGACCACTAAATAATGCCAGAGAGAAAATACCAGCAGATTTAATGATTAGAAGTGCATTAGCTTAAAGATAGAAAAACTCTGGATTATTTTCCCATGTCAGGGAGTTGAATTATTCAATTGGAGATCTCATTTCTTTAaagttcaagaaaattaaaataagagaaaatcaaGCCTACCATTTAAGTAACagtgtttttttttgagaccgagtctcgctctgtcacactggctagagtgccatggtgtcagcttagctcacagcaacctcaaactcctgggctcaagcaatcctcctgtctcagcctcccgagtagctgggactacaggcatgcaccaccatgcccggttaattttttctatatatatttttagctgtccagataatttctttctatttttagtagagacggggtcttgctcttgctcaggctggtctcaaactcctgaccctgagcgatcctcccgcctcggtcccccagagtgctaggattacaggcgtgagccaccgcgcccggccaacagtgtgatttttttaaagtatattgcTCAGGTTAAAAACTTCTAGTATAAGACCCATACTGGAGGCCCACCTTTAAATACATACTCTTactttctttctgcttcagctTAGTAAAGTGGAAGTTACTCTCCATTCTTAGATTATTTACGAAAcatctaaattttctttcttaccacttttgtttgtggttttaaaaaaccagattttctaaaattagatacATATCATTCAACCCAGTAATGACAATGCCATACCTTTCTCCACATGGGTTTTGATCCCAGCTCTCCTCTCTCTGGCTTTCTGGGCCATTTCTCTAAGTTTCTCTTcatgtttctccttttctttctgagccatttttctctctacttgggCACGCATTTCCACAGCTTCACGAGCCTGTTAGTAAAGTCAGATGTTAAACAGGAAGTACCACTGGATAAGCATTTACAGCAATCATCTAACTCTATAACTAAAGTCTGGATTGTAAGAGCATTTACATAGAATTCAGATTTGTTATTGCtgattaaaatgaagattcttgTCCACTAAAAACAATACCCTGCCTAGAAGATACTGTAAGGTTAGCATTTTTTACTCTGGGAATGTTTTACTGGTTGAAACTATAGTGACTCAGtcaatcttataaataaaatatttcactaatgctttctgaaaaacaatcaaaaaggctgagtgcagtggctcatgcctgtaatcctagcactttgggaggcagaggcaagaggatcgcttgaggccaggagttttagaccaacctcagcaacatagagagaccccatctccacaaaaaaatagaaaaattagctgggaagctgagacatgaggactgcttgaactcaggagtttgagattgcagtgagctatagaCAGTGAgctactgcattctagcccaggcaacagagtgagaccctgtctcaaaaagacccccaaacaaacaaaaaaacctaaaacacaaaattaagatATCAATAAAGCAATTTCCATTATCAATAATATAATAGGAACTGATTAAATTTTCAAGATCAATCAAGTCAACTCAAGATAAAACCTTAGGCTGTATCTGCTAGAGAGATTTTATAAAACTCTCACTGTGATAGAAGAGACATACTTTTCTGTGTTCTAAACACATGCCACGATGTGTGTGAACTTAAGGGTCACATATTAAtaccataatatataaaatattaatagatggtcAAAACTATTCATGCCATTTTATGTAGCATTCAATTCATCAGAATGTTTACCTGCCCTTCCTGACAACTGCCCTTTTGGGGGACATCTACATctaaaatagaggaaaattatGAAACCTACAATAGCACGAGCAATCTTCACAAAATGGGATCAGCCTAGCGAACCATCATTCCTGCATGTTGTGAGGGAGCTGGATCGCAACTGGTGGGTACGTGCACACGTCTACTTGCCCACTCCGGGACACGTATCACAAGTGAGACTTTCTCTGGGTACTCAGCATTGTAGCTAAATTACCAGTACCTTAGGTAACCaagaacagattttaaaagcATCAAGAGCATTAAACAAGTAAATTATAACAGACCAACCTTCCGATCAGCAATGTAGAGAGCTTCAGCCAGTTTGgcaaaattttcatttatgtgtACTGTCTGTAGTCCTCTTCCATCAGCAGCCAGACGTTTATCTAATGGAATTGTATAACCCTAGTGTGAAAGCAGACAGAAAATACCAGTCACAGATGAGctacaataattatttaaaattaaattaaatatgccCATTTTTAGAATCACTTAGTCGGagggttttttttcttacaactttCTTCACAATTATGCAAAACCACAGCAGTTAACAATGAGTGCTTTGTGTGGAGGATTAAGCACTTTACACCTGTGGTCTCATTCAAACCTTCACAATAACTCTACAGAGCTGGTAACATTATTGTGTCCACTTCGCTGATACTTAGGTAATAtccctcaaggtcacacagtaagtagtGGATAGACTAGGATTTAAACTCAGACCGTATGATATATGACTTTCAGGGCACAAATTCTGGAAAAAGATTCTCATGTTAGTAATtgtgaattataataaaaggaaatagcTGTCAAAAAGCTAAACAGTTACTCCTCAAGTAAATAGCCATACAATACAATATAAAGGGAGAATAAATTACTTTAATCTTAGTATCTATAGGTAGTTTAATCTGGTGTACTGTCTTAATGACTTGTTAGATTCTTAAAACCCtctcaattttagaaaatagaaaataagataaagttTATTGGAAAACTGAGATTCTATACTTTGAAATTTTGCATCCCATTTCAATCATTCAAGGAATATGCTTGAACATCCATGTAACTTCCAGGCTTAGCTTTATTCTTCCAGGATTCTGACTAGACTCCCAAGTGCTGACTTTTAGTCCACGGTCTCCCAATAAAATGAAGTGTTACAGAACCCACTCTGGATACTTAGTTGCATACATATTAATCAACCCCAATTAGACCAGTCAACAACCTTTTAGTTTAAGGATGAGTACATAAATTTCTTTAAGGAAGTTAAAGGGCCTTCTTCAcccatcaaaaataaaatcatgaggcCAGCCATGGTGatttacacctataatcctagtattttgggaggccgaggtggggggattgcttgaggccaggagtaccaGACTAGCCAGagtaacagagagagactctgactctacaaaaaatagaaaaaattagccaggtatggtggcatgtgcctatcgTCCCAgctatccaggaggctgaggcaggaggattgcttgagcccaggagtttgaggctgcagtaagctatgatgaaaGCCAttgccctctagcccaggcaacagagcgagactctgtctcaatcaatGAATCAATCAAATCATGAAATATAATTTGGGGAAGAGAGGAAATAGTGATTATGAAATTAATCACACATTTTACAGATTCTTAACTCCTGGAAGCTTTGGCGAACAGTAGAGATATATAGGATTTAGATAGCTTAATTCTTCAATGTTATGAACAAATAGTTGAAAATTAAAGCActgaaaatatccaaatatttacTCTGTTCTTTCGTCAAATGATCATTTAGACtggtttaatttctttcagaaatcatgtttttataaaaatttgaattttctaaagAATACCATCTTACATTGATAGGTACTTTATCCTACTtattccttttctgtttgtttctgatAGCTGCAATTCACTAAAAGAATCTACATGGTATTAATGTGCCTGGCATACTAGTATTtctatgacattaaaaaaatcatataaattggGTGTTCTTGTTTGAAACTAGTCAGTTAAGCAAGTGCTAAGGTTTCAGCTAAAGTTATCCAGGCTGCAGCTCTTTCCCAGGTGTTTTCCAGTAGGTTACAATACTAAGATACTGATTTTATGACATCTTAATTACCTTTGCATTTTTCCAGTTAGAAATACAAGGAGGAATCTTCCACTCTTGTTGTTCTTTTACAGTCATCTGAATTGAcagaagagtgaaaaaaaaatttttagatttatacTCCAGTTAAAAACCCAAGTATAATCTTTCTCTTCAAAGACAGCACCATATACACAGACATATGCAGATTTAGTCAAAGGCAaaaattctgtttgttttgaTAGCACTATATATACTATCTTCTCATATCATGGATTCTACTATTAGTATCTTTGAACTAgtgtaaaaaatggaaaataatctaGAAATCATTTTTGACAGCTATAAATGCTGACtagtatttttccatatttaaagtGATACGACTTCTTTCAGATGAAAAATTGTTGAGTAATGAAACATATCTTAAAGGGCCACTCAGATTACGAATCAGAGACCTAATGAACTCAAGTATTTACTTCCTATAACGTCATTCACATGAAACAGCAAACCCTGTTCACTGCATTAAAAGCAAGGTTTAGGTCACTAATAACAAAATTTATAGCTAACATTTTATACACATTCTCATAAGCACTCTGGGAACTACACTTTGTAATCTTGACTGGGTCCCTATTTTATCTTGAGTAATAAGAAAACCACAACTGAGTGTGGTGATATGTATGTGTACAGGCATAAGGaggttatttataaaattaataatcatgagtagaaaaaaagattttaaaaccatAACAAAGAATACCTTTCGGCTAGGAGAATGCATGACAGGCGCAGGAGGAGAAGGTGGTCCCCGGGGGATTTTCTTATTGATCCTGAAGGATAAATCAAAACACAACCACAGAGtgatatattttttcccctttttaggTATTATATCTCAAGCATGCCctccttatttttttgttgtgtaaAGTTTCAAATATAGACAAAAACAAAGACTGCAAACAAAAGCCCATCTATCATACAAAAATCACTCAGCTTCAACAATAGATCATGGCCAACCCTGTTATCATCACTCATCCCACCTTACAATATTATCATTTCACAGAGTaacatacttttttcctttttaaaaagtagcttacGGTACAATTGACATACAATTAACTACATaaaaagtgtacagtttgattaAATTTTGACACGTATACACCCgtgaaaccatcatcacaatcaagacAGTGAACATACCCATCACCACCAGAGTTTCTGCCTGCTCCTTTGACTACCCCTCTTACCCCTCCCatctcctctgtccccacctccttccccagaggcaaccactgaCCAACTTCCTGTTACTgtagtttgcattttccagagttttatataaatgaaatcgaACTGTAATTATTTTTGCCTAGCttcttcactcagcataattgagattcattcatgttattattatgtgcattttttgtttttgtttgttttagacagggtctcactatgttgcccaggctggactccaactcctaggttcaagtgatcctcccacctcagcctcctgagtagctgggactataggtgtgtaccactgtgcctggccattgTGCGTTAAaagtttattctttcttattgcttaaaaGTATTCtatgtatggatatatcacagttTGTTGATCCATTTGcccattaatggacatttgggccACATGtctcctttaacattttttttaagaatagtgGTTCATTCTCATGAAGCCATTTACTTACTTGAACCTTGGAGGCTCCATTGGATCTTTCTGCATTTCTACCATGCGAATAACCCTCTGTTTAGCTCCAGAGTTGAAAGCCACTCCTTGCTGAGATGGTGTGTAcctgaagaaagcagaagaaaactaaAGGTGTAACTAGTTCAAGCTTTCAGTAGGTATTTTCCTTCTATTACAATCCTAAACTAGactacattttcaatttctttcacaaAGTATTAacggaaaattataaaatatttaggcaGAGAAGACAACAACAGAGATAAGAAAACTAACAGACATTAGGAGTTACAAGCAAAATGTAAACGTGAATGGTATTAGTTTGCAGATAATCCATCCTCATCCATTTTCCAACATGGAAGATGCAGTGTTCAGTTTCATCAATAAGAGGTCTGGAAAAGAGTACCTATTCTATAAGTTTGCATTTCAGGAAAAAACACCTGTAATAATCCCGGCAGACAACTTACAGTTAGCAGTTTTTGGTTACTTATAGcttgtaaaacagaaaaagaacaatgaCAGCAACCCTACCAGCTCTGAATTTTCCCTTAATATCTGTATGTTATTCATCTCTCCACACAAAGATTTAGTTGAGTGAAACCTTTCAAAACCTACAAGTATTTTAAGGATGCcaattatatataaatggaaaacttTAAATAATAATTGTGGTTTGGATCATATACTGCAAGTAATTGTTAAtttctaaagacaaaaaatatattttaaaaatagaataaaaactagtATCTTAAAATGGACATCTTGAAAAAATCCTGCTTTCAGTTGTCAGCAAAGAGAGTGGATAGGCTTCAAGTAATTATCTGAAACAATGCACTTATAACTGTTACTAAGTAGGACAGTAAAAGAATATCAGGACCATCCCAATATGATTCAAGTTGGAAATGAAACTAAGACTTCTAGGCATGATTCATACCGGATATACTGAGCAGGAGCCAGTTTGTCAGCTGCTCGAACTGGCATGGCTGCGGCAACCTTCTGCGATACAGACTTTTCTAAGGCTACCCTTGTCTTTTCTGTTATCTGAAATAAGAAACATTGCACTGAGTGGTTTGGAAGTTAATAAGGATGTAAAAAGTCATCTAATACATCAATTCCCAGTTACCTCTTTAATAGCTTCTTCATCGGGTCTTTGCAGGTCTGGATCATCTGCATTCATAACCTCCTTTGGAACCAGGTCAGTGTATTTGCTATAAATGATCtaaaatgttcaaaaacaaaGAGGcttaagaaaagcaaagaatgaaaagaagccaCCTCATTAAATCATTTCAGATGTCAACATGTCCTCTCTCAACACACTTTAGGCCTTGAAAATTTCATTGACTTCATCCTACTATGTTTCTCTGCTCTAGCATCAACTTATTCCTAGACTAAGAAAAGAAACATGTGCCATAGTCAAAAATCCCAGAAAAACTTTCTTCcatgaaaagacaaaaagggaaaataaagaaagaacaaaatacattctaCATATACAACTTATTTTAAACCCATTATCCAAATGTAGGACTGTATACATTTTCTACTAAGCCCAGCATGGTTTCTATTAGGCTGATACGGATGTGGCAGGCCCTTGACAGATAAAGTATTACTTACTTTCATGTCCATCTACGCTTCTCAAACATTTTCACAGAAAGTTACATGGcagattttaaagtaaaaaagagataccagaaattcaagaaataatgaACACTCTAGACTGTAATGCTTTAGTTAGAAATCATTGacacaaaagaaataacaacTTATGAATATGAGAGAAAATCAAATTCCTAGGCACTtgagatctttaaaaattttctgtagaaGAAAACTGTTTACTAATGCACGTCAAAGTCTCAAATTAATAATTGCATTCTATCATATGACATtccttaaaacaatttaaaggaaATACATGCAATTTCTAATTTCCTATTTCAAATAGCAGAGCAAAAAACCACTTTATGGCTTACATGATTTGACCTGATTTTGCCTAGGCCTTCAATTTGCCCTTATAACTCTCACTCTCTCACTCAGTACACTTCACTCACACTGGCTCTTCTGTTTCTTGAACATAATGTGCTTTTCCCCAATTCTGGGCCTTTATAGAGTGTTGTTCCCAGTTCTTCAAGTTAAGTTCTCAATCTGTTTCAGGTCAAAGGTCCAGCACTGGTGAGATGTCCTCTAACTATCTTTGCTAGTAgcaacccctccccaccccttctaTTCCATAACACTCTGTTTACTGTCTTCAAAGCGCTGTTCACAGTATGAAATTACTTACCTACTTTATTTATCTGTCTCccctattaaaataataatgataatagctaatatttattaagcactttgtATGCCActgtttaatatatattaactaatttaaccATTTTATCAACCCTATGAGGTATACACAAAGATTATACTCACATTACTGATGAGAAATCTCTTATTCATTAAAAGTATCTCCAGTGCCTATAACAATGTCTGGTCCATAGGAGATAGTcaatatttttttacaaatgaatcaataaatgaattttagaGGTGCTCTATTACACACTAAAGGTTCTTATATTTTAGGCCCTACAGAGCTTCTCTATAAGCTATTGATTTCCCAGAAAAAAACTATCTCATGGCTATAAACGGAAATCTctagcttgtttttttttcaggaataagAGGAATCATGTGAGCAAGAATAGATTTAGCACAAAACATGTACTATTGATATGTGAGCTATTAGAGTAACCATCCTCTGAGAGTGTTCATTTTGGAAGAGACCCTAAAGCTTACTCTagcacagtggtccccaacctttttggcaccagggaccagtttcatggaagaaagttTTTCCACGGACAGCGGGTgggggagctcaggcagtgatgcgagtgatgggaagctgctgtaaatacaggtgaagctttgctcgctcgcTCGCCTGCCATTCACCTCCTGTTGTGCGGCCCCCgtttctaagtttcatggaagacaatttttccatggatgtgatgggcagggagcagcagagctctgcggcccagtccctaacaggccatggattggtaccagtccacagcctgggggttggggaccacagctctagcgAGAAGAGTGACACTCAGTACATTaaaatcacacagctactaaCTGACCTCAGAAGTCTTATTTCCTTTTAGGagggaaaaatcaaaaccactgCAAATTGAAAGTTATATAACACTCCAGATAAAAATACCAAGACTATGAAGGGTTAAtcatttttacattataaaagctttttatattataaaagtgattcacTCTTCAATCATTATAGGAAGGGATTCTAAGTAAATGGCTCCCCAGTAGTCATATATGTTCGACATAAAGTCTCAATACTAATTTAGAATACAAGAGCCATTTGCTGCTTCTTATTTGGGTATTCCAAGGTTAATAACCCTTTAAATGAGTATCAGTAAGATTCTAGCATCTCACAAGGCTGAGTGAAGGACATTTGAAGTGCAAGATTCCTTCATGGTAATTAACTATAAAACCCCAAATTTTTATAGCCTGAGAACTAAATGTGAAGAAATTCAGTACATCCCAGGAGGCAAAGGGGCTTGGGAGGGTtatctgaaaaatacaatatactcTTGAAGATATCAGAAGCACACATGAGCTTTGTGAATAAGATCAAGTGCTaactcatctgtgaaacagatgttttcttattattgaaaaCTGGCAAAGATCTAGACTGACTAAAAGGATAAGCCTGTCAACATATTCACATTCACCatgtgaggaagaaagaaaaacactatcCTTAGGCTTAGCTAGTTTGTGAAATCATACAATCATAACATGCAATTTATCATAGAGTCAGTTTAAAGTTGCTGGGGTTTCTTGGGGGGAGTGGtaacaatcatagctcactgcagcctctaactcctgggcttaagtgatcctcctgcgtcagaatcccaagcagctaggactactggcatgccaccacacccagctaatttttaaattttttgttgagacagggtcttgctatgttgctcgggctggtctcaaactcctgggctcaagtgaccttaccactttggcctcccaaagtgttgggattacaggcgtgagccatcacaccagCCCCAATAGTCTTTATATTCAAACAGATGAGGGAGCCACCTGCTAAGGATGAGACAGGATGGAAGGGTGTAGGAATTAAGGCTTGGTGGGAGTACCAAGGGAACCAAGCTGAAACAGGAGATAAAATTTGCatgattacataattgttttccCCAAAGACTCAGCAGCCATGGTGCAGGAGCAAAGGATAAGCCGTCAGTGCTATTTTGAGGGTAAAATGAAAAAGCCTAGGGGAAAGAGAGGCAAAGGATAGGCACTAACAtctctcaaatatttttcccatcatTAATTCTGAAGTGATCTTTTACTtctatcttatttatttacaagaaaaaaaaaataactaggtCTTCTGAAAAATAGTTCCTTGGCCCGGAGTGTAGCTTCTCTGTGATgagattattttaagtaaattttatttttggtctctGGATTACTTTGTAAGCAGGGACATCCTATATCTGGATGGCAAATGCTAGCTTTGTACTTCATCTAGGGCAAAAGAAGTCTGTGTAACTTATTATATTCAAATGAACTATTAAAATAAGTATCTATGTAAATACTCTCTCAGTACATGGAAAAAATCAGAAGAGActatagataaaattaaaagttgattttatttttagggcTCTGggattgtatatttttattttatttttttttgagatagtctcttgctctgttgcccggactagagtgccattgCGTCAGTCAGCctcgctcactgcaacctcaaactcctgggctcaagtgatcctcttgcctcagcctcccgagtagctggcactacaggagTGCActatcacacctggctaattttttctatttttagtagagacaaggtctctttcttgctcaggctggtctcaagtgggattgtagatttttaaaaatttgccagcATTTTTACAATGCTAGAactataattgtttttaaaatataaaacaaataaaaatcccgAGTATACACAAGCTATCACAAACTCAgagaatttcaaaggaaaaaggcATTGCTTGATACTAAAGTTGGCCCAAGTATACATCATTGCTACTTTAACATAAAACAAATGGCAAGAGATTTGTCATttccacaaaattaaaaaaaaaaaaattcttcacaaAATATCTatcatcaagaaaaagaaaatcaatgagaGCATTACCTTGTCTTTTGACTGTCCTTGTCGAGCAATTGCATCATACTTAATTTTTCCTTCAGGATCCACCTGAATGGCCAGTGCATTCGACATTTTTTTCTTTCGTCCCATATCCAGTGGATACTGGGCCACATGGATCTCTGGAAAAGCACCTCCATCTCCAAAATcctatagaaagaaagaaagaaaggaaagaaaggaaggaagaaaggaaagaaagaaggaaggaagaaagaaagaaagaaaaagaaactatttagTAGTAATTTGAGATTCAagatatattcattcattcaacaaataattattgagcccTTAGTACGCTAGATGCTGGAGATATGGCAGAGGTCCCTGCCTcttgtggagtttacattctagtacGCAAAGACACAAAAAACATACTCTTTGGTTTGTGATAAGTACCATGAAGGTTATACCGGGACTGGAAAGAGGGGCTACTTTCGATAGGGTGGTTGGGACAGCCTCTGTGAAGAAGTTAACATGTGAGCTAAAGcctgaatgataagaaagcagtTATGGGAAGCATTTTTTAAGCAAAGCAAACAGCAAGTGTGAAGGCCCTGTTGCAAGAATAAACGTGGCATATTTTAGGAAATGAGAGTTCAGTGGGGCCAACAGCTTCTTAAGAACAGTGAAGCTGTCACATAGGTTGCATGGGTAGACAAATACCAGACCATGAAGGGGCTTCCAGGCATGGCAAGGAATCTGGATTTTATATATGTGGCAGGAAGAAACTAAGCAAAACATTTAAGACAAGGCAAAGATTTTCActttaacatatatataacatatatatatttagtgagGAACAGGTAAAGCTGTACTTAGGGcagaaatgtaaagaattttttcttGGAATCATTTTATTAACATGGTATCATTTATTCATTGTTATGTGAGAAGCAAATGAATAGGATGGGAACAACCCAGAAATGAGTTTATCACATTTCTACTGGtaattatatacaattatttagGAGAGAGAACTACAACTTCTAAAGTAGAACAGCCAAATAAAGTCTGTCAAtgaagtttaatatttaaaaaaagtatataatcaaataaacatatgaagatcAAGTgtaatttttgaagtttttaagtACCATTTGCTTAGtaccttttaatttaaaaatcataattcatacttatactatctcatttaatccttacaattcttattttcatatggaaaaaattaaggtttataaaaattaagtgatttttccCAAGGTCTTACAGTTAGCATAtgcaggacttgaacccagatcTTTGACTCCAAAaagctttgtggttttttttttttttcttgatttttagtttttaaatttagagacagggtctccctgtcccccaggctgaaacatgatcatagctcactgtaacctccaactcctgggctcaaataatcctcccaccccagcgtCTCGAGTAGCACACACCACCATACtaggctaattaaaaaaaaatttattttgtttttttagagacaaggtcgtGCTATGtcgcctaggctggtcttgaactcctggcctcaagtgatcttcctgccttggccttccaaagtactgggattacaggtgtgagccaccaggcccggccagCTTTCTATTTTCTGCTCCTCTGAAATACCTTTCTTTTAGCTCAAAAAAGCCAAATTAGCACTACCAagacatgataaaaatatatatatacattaatcatttgataaaaaaaattttgtgaaaataacCACTTTTACAAGACTTCTTCAGGCAATATTCCATTAGATCCAAGATATATGAGTTCCTAGGTACAATATTCATATTTGCTAAAGATAGcactaaaatttttgaaaaccaaCAGAATAAAACTGAAAGACATTTTCTTGTAAATTAGGCAGAAATAGTTAAAGCATTCCTAAGAAAAGTGCTTCCTGTACCCAGGCCATCAATCT encodes:
- the SNW1 gene encoding SNW domain-containing protein 1 isoform X2, whose protein sequence is MALTSFLPAPTQLSQDQLEAEEKARSQRSRQTSLVSSRREPPPYGYRKGWIPRLLEDFGDGGAFPEIHVAQYPLDMGRKKKMSNALAIQVDPEGKIKYDAIARQGQSKDKIIYSKYTDLVPKEVMNADDPDLQRPDEEAIKEITEKTRVALEKSVSQKVAAAMPVRAADKLAPAQYIRYTPSQQGVAFNSGAKQRVIRMVEMQKDPMEPPRFKINKKIPRGPPSPPAPVMHSPSRKMTVKEQQEWKIPPCISNWKNAKGYTIPLDKRLAADGRGLQTVHINENFAKLAEALYIADRKAREAVEMRAQVERKMAQKEKEKHEEKLREMAQKARERRAGIKTHVEKEDGEARERDEIRHDRRKERQHDRNLSRAAPDKRSKLQRNENRDISEVIALGVPNPRTSNEVQYDQRLFNQSKGMDSGFAGGEDEIYNVYDQAWRGGKDMAQSIYRPSKNLDKDMYGDDLEARIKTNRFVPDKEFSGSDRRQRGREGPVQFEEDPFGLDKFLEEAKQHGGSKRPSDSSRPKEHEHEGKKRRKE
- the SNW1 gene encoding SNW domain-containing protein 1 isoform X1 — its product is MALTSFLPAPTQLSQDQLEAEEKARSQRSRQTSLVSSRREPPPYGYRKGWIPRLLEDFGDGGAFPEIHVAQYPLDMGRKKKMSNALAIQVDPEGKIKYDAIARQGQSKDKIIYSKYTDLVPKEVMNADDPDLQRPDEEAIKEITEKTRVALEKSVSQKVAAAMPVRAADKLAPAQYIRYTPSQQGVAFNSGAKQRVIRMVEMQKDPMEPPRFKINKKIPRGPPSPPAPVMHSPSRKMTVKEQQEWKIPPCISNWKNAKGYTIPLDKRLAADGRGLQTVHINENFAKLAEALYIADRKAREAVEMRAQVERKMAQKEKEKHEEKLREMAQKARERRAGIKTHVEKEDGEARERDEIRHDRRKERQHDRNLSRAAPDKRSKLQRNENRDISEVIALGVPNPRTSNEVQYDQRLFNQSKGMDSGFAGGEDEIYNVYDQAWRGGKDMAQSIYRPSKNLDKDMYGDDLEARIKTNRYQVRHLTVNVYTSENKVVHSPFSFSLDLFPTRNFLVQTVGREAEKDQFSLRKILLVWTSFWKKPNSMVALKDLQIAAAPRNMSMKARRGGRNRRMSLQSE